From a region of the Impatiens glandulifera chromosome 4, dImpGla2.1, whole genome shotgun sequence genome:
- the LOC124935929 gene encoding 40S ribosomal protein S23: protein MGKTRGMGAGRKLKSHRRTQRWADKAYKKSHLGNEWKKPFAGSSHAKGIVLEKIGIEAKQPNSAIRKCARVQLIKNGKKIAAFVPNDGCLNYIEENDEVLIAGFGRKGHAVGDIPGVRFKVVKVSGVSLLALFKEKKEKPRS, encoded by the exons ATGGG GAAGACGCGTGGTATGGGAGCCGGGCGCAAGCTCAAGTCCCACCGAAGAACTCAAAGGTGGGCTGATAAGGCGTATAAAAAATCTCATCTTGGTAATGAATGGAAAAAACCATTTGCTGGGTCTTCACATGCCAAGGGAATTGTTTTGGAAAAGAT AGGTATTGAAGCTAAGCAACCTAACTCTGCCATCCGTAAATGTGCCCGTGTTCAATTGATCAAGAATGGAAAGAAGATTGCTGCTTTTGTTCCCAATGATGGTTGTTTAAACTACATTGAAGAAAAT GATGAGGTTCTTATTGCTGGATTTGGACGTAAAGGACATGCTGTGGGAGATATTCCTGGAGTCAGGTTTAAGGTTGTCAAGGTATCTGGTGTTTCCCTTCTTGCTCTCTTCAAAGAGAAAAAGGAGAAGCCAAGGTCTTAG